The following are encoded in a window of Mycobacterium vicinigordonae genomic DNA:
- a CDS encoding TylF/MycF/NovP-related O-methyltransferase: protein MATTLRDRFRTANIFQAGSKAVETGMNAFLRRVAPNAYIQDGLISVHSHTFMQDPKFIAAYNRGVEAIGGVDTYRWHWRVHVGLWVAAVALQHDGDFVECGVNRGFLSSAIMEYFDWNSMDRDFYLLDTFTGLDERFISDRERESGALQKSEDNLQSGFYVTGSDSVRANFAQWPRARIIEGVVPDTLSEISTPQIAYLHLDMNCAAPEIAALEHLWERLSPGSPVLLDDYAYLGYEEQKHAMDGFALARGLAVCSMPTGQGLLIKPVPKPATNTKS from the coding sequence ATGGCCACTACCCTTCGAGACCGTTTTCGCACGGCAAATATCTTTCAGGCCGGCAGCAAAGCAGTCGAGACGGGAATGAATGCGTTCTTGCGTCGGGTGGCGCCGAATGCATATATTCAGGATGGTCTAATCAGCGTACATTCGCACACCTTCATGCAGGATCCGAAATTCATTGCCGCGTACAACCGCGGCGTTGAGGCGATTGGCGGTGTCGATACCTATCGGTGGCACTGGCGTGTCCATGTGGGTCTGTGGGTGGCGGCGGTTGCGCTGCAACACGACGGGGACTTTGTCGAGTGCGGTGTAAACAGAGGCTTTCTGAGCAGCGCGATCATGGAATACTTTGACTGGAATTCAATGGATCGTGATTTTTATCTACTGGACACTTTCACCGGCCTGGACGAGCGATTCATATCCGACCGTGAACGCGAATCCGGCGCACTGCAAAAGAGCGAAGACAATCTGCAAAGCGGCTTCTATGTCACGGGATCCGATTCCGTTCGCGCTAATTTCGCTCAATGGCCGCGTGCACGAATTATCGAGGGCGTCGTTCCCGACACGCTGAGTGAGATATCGACACCCCAAATTGCTTATCTGCACCTGGACATGAACTGCGCAGCACCTGAGATTGCCGCACTGGAACACCTGTGGGAGCGCCTTTCTCCGGGCTCTCCTGTGCTGCTCGACGACTATGCGTATCTGGGTTACGAGGAACAAAAGCACGCGATGGACGGGTTCGCGCTGGCCCGCGGTTTGGCGGTGTGTTCGATGCCGACGGGCCAGGGCTTGCTTATCAAGCCAGTTCCCAAGCCGGCGACCAATACCAAGTCCTGA
- a CDS encoding dTDP-4-dehydrorhamnose 3,5-epimerase family protein gives MRILNTPLADIKVVQLVPHRDARGTFVRQFCAQELQSLLGGRAITQINQSKTYAAGTVRGLHFQRPPHAEMKMVRCTRGRVWDVAVDLRCGSPTFLRWHAEELAEDDNQMLVIPEGFAHGFQALAADSELQYLVTTPYHPPAEGGLRHDDPRLAIPWPLPPRNVSPRDQIHPLLDAEFSGVAV, from the coding sequence GTGAGAATCCTGAATACGCCGCTGGCCGATATAAAAGTGGTGCAGTTAGTACCGCACCGCGATGCTCGCGGCACATTTGTCAGGCAATTCTGCGCCCAGGAACTGCAGTCCCTATTGGGTGGCCGCGCAATCACCCAGATCAACCAATCCAAAACGTACGCTGCGGGAACCGTGCGCGGCTTGCACTTCCAACGGCCGCCGCACGCAGAAATGAAGATGGTCCGCTGCACGCGTGGCCGGGTCTGGGACGTGGCGGTGGACCTGCGCTGCGGCTCGCCGACGTTCCTGAGATGGCACGCAGAGGAATTGGCCGAAGACGATAATCAAATGCTGGTGATCCCAGAGGGGTTTGCCCACGGCTTCCAGGCGTTAGCAGCCGACAGCGAATTGCAGTACCTCGTCACCACGCCCTACCATCCGCCCGCCGAAGGGGGGCTGCGGCATGACGATCCGCGTCTGGCCATCCCCTGGCCCTTGCCGCCGCGGAATGTCTCGCCTCGGGACCAGATCCATCCACTGCTCGATGCCGAGTTCAGCGGTGTCGCGGTCTAA